A stretch of candidate division KSB1 bacterium DNA encodes these proteins:
- a CDS encoding MotA/TolQ/ExbB proton channel family protein, producing the protein MSLETIAAFFKHGGPFMYVIALAMVFGYAIAIERIIVLAFRTRIDTPAFVNRIQELVHSGNVARAIEYARRSEAPLPRIVRAGLEQFQNGGGEKDVQRAFELAALVEVPKLEKRTHYLSTIANVATLLGLLGTIFGLIVSFQAVAQAEAAQKAELLSVGISQAMNTTAFGLIVAIPCLLAYGYLQEKTNGIVDEINESVARIFQGLTVRGGK; encoded by the coding sequence GTGAGTTTGGAGACCATTGCGGCGTTTTTCAAGCACGGTGGGCCGTTCATGTATGTCATCGCCTTAGCGATGGTATTCGGCTATGCGATAGCCATCGAGCGTATCATCGTGTTAGCGTTTAGGACGCGCATCGATACCCCTGCATTTGTGAACCGCATTCAGGAGTTAGTGCATTCCGGCAACGTGGCGAGGGCTATCGAGTACGCGCGGCGTTCGGAGGCGCCCCTGCCGCGCATCGTGCGGGCTGGCCTGGAACAGTTCCAGAACGGCGGAGGTGAGAAGGACGTGCAGCGTGCCTTCGAGCTGGCCGCCTTGGTGGAAGTGCCCAAGCTGGAGAAACGTACCCACTACCTCTCTACCATCGCCAATGTGGCGACGCTGCTCGGGCTCTTGGGAACCATCTTCGGTCTCATTGTCTCTTTCCAGGCGGTGGCGCAAGCAGAAGCAGCGCAGAAAGCGGAGCTATTGTCGGTGGGCATCTCGCAGGCCATGAACACCACGGCCTTTGGCCTAATTGTGGCCATCCCCTGCCTGTTGGCCTACGGCTACCTGCAGGAGAAGACCAACGGCATCGTCGACGAGATCAATGAGAGCGTGGCGCGCATCTTTCAAGGGTTGACGGTGCGCGGAGGCAAGTGA
- the amrS gene encoding AmmeMemoRadiSam system radical SAM enzyme, with translation MKEALFYAKLEGGKVRCELCPHRCIIGEGKTGVCGVRQNKGGVLYSLVYGKAIAVHVDPIEKKPLFHVYPGSRSFSLATVGCNFSCRFCQNADISQMPRNTGHVAGEDLPPDEVVAAALRHHCRTIAYTYTEPTVFYEYAEACAQGAVAHGIKNVFVTNGFICEEPLRRLQGVLHAANVDLKGFDEQFYRKVVGGRLDSVLQTLRLMKELGMWVEVTTLLVPTHVDQEDQLRAIARFIVEELGKETPWHVTRFYPQYRLTDLPPTPLASLHRARQIGLEAGLHYVYSGNVPSDEGEHTYCYKCGATVIERHGFSVRQVRLREGACAHCGAPIHGIGLP, from the coding sequence ATGAAGGAGGCGCTGTTCTACGCCAAACTCGAGGGGGGCAAAGTGCGCTGCGAGTTGTGCCCGCACCGCTGCATCATAGGCGAGGGAAAGACGGGCGTCTGCGGCGTGCGCCAGAACAAGGGTGGGGTGCTCTACTCGCTGGTCTACGGCAAGGCGATCGCCGTACATGTGGACCCCATCGAGAAGAAGCCTTTGTTCCATGTGTACCCCGGGTCGCGCTCGTTTTCCCTGGCCACGGTAGGATGCAACTTCAGCTGTCGATTTTGCCAGAACGCCGACATTTCGCAGATGCCGCGCAACACCGGGCACGTGGCAGGGGAAGATCTCCCGCCGGACGAGGTGGTGGCTGCCGCCCTCAGGCACCATTGTCGTACCATCGCCTACACCTACACGGAGCCGACTGTGTTCTACGAGTACGCGGAGGCGTGCGCTCAAGGAGCGGTTGCCCACGGCATCAAGAATGTCTTTGTCACCAATGGTTTCATCTGCGAGGAACCGCTCAGGCGTCTGCAGGGAGTCTTGCATGCGGCCAACGTCGACCTGAAGGGCTTTGACGAGCAGTTCTACCGCAAGGTGGTCGGCGGCAGACTGGACAGCGTCCTGCAGACCTTGCGTCTGATGAAGGAGCTCGGCATGTGGGTGGAGGTGACGACGCTTCTGGTCCCAACCCACGTGGACCAGGAGGACCAGTTGCGGGCCATCGCCCGCTTCATTGTCGAGGAGTTGGGCAAAGAAACCCCCTGGCACGTGACGCGCTTCTACCCTCAGTACCGGCTCACTGATCTTCCTCCCACTCCTTTGGCATCGCTGCACCGTGCGCGGCAGATAGGGTTGGAGGCGGGACTCCATTACGTGTACAGCGGCAACGTCCCGAGCGACGAAGGCGAGCACACTTACTGCTACAAGTGTGGGGCGACGGTGATCGAGCGCCACGGGTTCTCCGTCAGGCAGGTGCGCTTGCGGGAAGGCGCCTGTGCCCACTGCGGGGCACCAATTCATGGCATAGGGCTGCCGTAA
- a CDS encoding 1-acyl-sn-glycerol-3-phosphate acyltransferase: MIGDLLYVCPLCKTPDAIARAGRRTVCRQCGAEVKRRGRLLGVNGRFRDCAFWFDQMAPLPELRANRPGAGVSQDVGLTVLSQAAVLRQARPAGRYRTYAGVEAELERMVPVDQGQVKLTDEAFHFLGKERQWTFPWQEVTCVTTDAHYFVLKARDQRYFQIRFLHESPLKYECLCRDALRAFWRRRGAAEIVEFQPQVTFRWPCRAEGRHLVRWQVEKRPPRESLATRLLYSSLKMALALLLRALFGVRVEGRENVPRNGPFILVINHEGYLDSFFTLALLPRKVAYLAKNSEFENGAVRWLMRQLRVIPVRRHEVDPSVVRNALRILSVGEPVGIFVEGERTWDGRPLPAKVGTVRLVLRAGVPIVPVRIRGSFEVLPRWDSHVQRHRVTLTVGHPFALRFPADRLPEVAEFLMQRIFALGEK; encoded by the coding sequence ATGATCGGCGATCTGTTGTACGTATGCCCGTTGTGCAAGACTCCGGATGCCATTGCCAGGGCTGGGCGCAGGACGGTGTGCAGGCAGTGTGGCGCAGAGGTAAAACGGCGTGGTCGCTTACTGGGCGTGAACGGGCGCTTCCGAGACTGCGCCTTCTGGTTCGACCAGATGGCGCCTCTGCCGGAACTGCGTGCGAACCGTCCAGGGGCAGGGGTGTCTCAGGACGTGGGCCTCACTGTCCTCAGCCAGGCGGCGGTGCTCAGACAGGCGCGCCCAGCAGGGCGATACCGCACCTACGCGGGGGTCGAGGCCGAGTTGGAACGCATGGTACCAGTCGATCAAGGGCAGGTCAAGCTCACCGACGAGGCTTTTCACTTCTTGGGCAAGGAGCGACAGTGGACATTTCCCTGGCAAGAGGTGACCTGCGTGACCACGGACGCGCACTATTTTGTGCTCAAGGCTCGCGACCAGCGTTACTTCCAGATTCGCTTTCTCCACGAAAGCCCGTTGAAGTATGAATGCCTCTGCCGGGACGCGCTCCGAGCGTTTTGGCGTCGGCGCGGGGCAGCGGAAATCGTGGAGTTTCAACCCCAGGTTACCTTCCGTTGGCCCTGCCGCGCCGAGGGGCGACATCTGGTGCGGTGGCAGGTGGAAAAGCGACCGCCGCGGGAATCGCTTGCCACCAGGCTCCTCTACTCTTCCCTGAAAATGGCGCTCGCACTTCTGCTGAGAGCCTTGTTCGGCGTGCGAGTGGAAGGTCGCGAGAATGTGCCACGAAACGGGCCCTTCATCCTGGTGATCAACCACGAAGGCTACTTGGATTCCTTCTTCACGCTCGCGCTCTTGCCGCGCAAAGTGGCTTACCTGGCGAAGAACTCGGAGTTCGAGAACGGGGCAGTCCGCTGGCTGATGCGCCAATTGCGGGTCATCCCGGTCCGTCGTCATGAGGTCGACCCGTCCGTGGTGCGCAATGCACTGAGGATTTTGTCAGTCGGGGAACCGGTGGGGATTTTTGTGGAGGGGGAGCGCACCTGGGACGGTCGCCCGCTGCCAGCAAAGGTGGGGACCGTGCGTCTGGTGCTCCGCGCCGGCGTGCCCATCGTGCCGGTGCGCATCCGTGGCTCATTCGAAGTGCTGCCGCGCTGGGACAGTCACGTGCAACGGCATCGAGTCACGCTCACCGTGGGGCACCCCTTTGCCTTGCGGTTTCCGGCGGATCGTTTGCCAGAGGTGGCCGAGTTCCTCATGCAGCGCATTTTCGCCTTGGGGGAGAAATAG
- a CDS encoding biopolymer transporter ExbD — protein sequence MNLKAAIGRGTVRGEADVNIIGVMNLFLILVPFLLLTAVFVKIAVLELSLPAAGRKSAVAAQDKPAILNILAVEEDGFQLNSPYMNHPKLPKVGGAFDYKGLTAQLKAVKAKYPESEDIVISPASTILYEVIVKVMDTCREAGFPNISLAG from the coding sequence ATGAACTTGAAGGCGGCAATCGGCAGGGGCACGGTTCGCGGCGAGGCCGACGTCAATATCATCGGCGTCATGAATCTCTTCCTCATCCTCGTCCCTTTCTTGCTGTTGACCGCGGTTTTCGTGAAGATCGCCGTGTTGGAGCTCTCCCTGCCGGCTGCAGGGCGCAAGAGCGCCGTCGCTGCCCAAGACAAACCGGCGATCCTCAACATTCTGGCGGTGGAGGAGGATGGCTTTCAGCTGAACAGCCCCTACATGAACCACCCGAAGCTTCCTAAGGTGGGTGGCGCCTTTGACTACAAGGGCCTGACCGCGCAGCTGAAGGCGGTGAAGGCCAAGTACCCGGAGAGCGAGGACATCGTCATCTCCCCAGCCTCCACAATTCTCTACGAAGTCATCGTCAAGGTGATGGACACCTGCCGAGAGGCGGGTTTTCCTAACATTTCGTTGGCTGGTTGA
- a CDS encoding biopolymer transporter ExbD: MNLSTESTGWQLFPTRRRSRTGSFTLRLTSMIDMFTILLVFLLKSYSAEGQIMTIARDLRLPQSTATLPPKTTSIVALTREWILLDGRPIVRNADVLARSDLVIAALLKELQDLRALTEGIGQLGAVSSFAGNITIQGDKSTPFELLKRVMVTCGRMGYNDMNLAVLRTE, from the coding sequence ATGAACCTTTCCACAGAGAGCACAGGGTGGCAGCTGTTTCCAACCCGGCGACGGAGCCGCACCGGCAGCTTTACCTTGCGGCTGACGTCGATGATCGACATGTTCACCATCTTGCTGGTGTTCCTGCTGAAGAGCTACTCGGCCGAGGGGCAGATCATGACTATTGCGCGCGACTTGCGCCTGCCGCAGTCCACTGCCACCTTGCCGCCGAAGACGACCTCAATCGTGGCCCTCACGCGCGAATGGATTCTGCTGGACGGGCGGCCCATCGTGCGCAACGCCGACGTTTTGGCGCGCAGCGACCTGGTGATCGCTGCTCTGCTCAAAGAACTTCAGGACTTGCGGGCATTGACCGAAGGGATCGGCCAACTGGGCGCGGTGAGCTCATTTGCCGGCAACATCACCATCCAGGGGGACAAGAGCACCCCGTTTGAGCTGCTTAAGCGGGTCATGGTCACGTGCGGCCGCATGGGGTACAACGATATGAACCTCGCAGTGCTGCGCACCGAGTAG
- a CDS encoding epoxyqueuosine reductase QueH, with amino-acid sequence MTESRRPILLFACCAPDATVAIERLSPAWEVTVFFYNPNIHPRAEYDLRLEEMRKVAQAMEVPLVVGPYEDQLWLAMVKGLEEEPEKGRRCHVCFRMRLEATARQAKHLSISVFATTLTVSPHKDARTICALGQELAAQYGLEFLGANFKKQDGFERSIELSKALGLYRQNYCGCLFSRRNRGQEEK; translated from the coding sequence GTGACCGAGAGTCGCCGACCCATTCTCCTGTTTGCCTGCTGCGCCCCGGACGCCACCGTGGCCATAGAACGGCTGTCGCCGGCGTGGGAAGTAACGGTGTTCTTCTACAACCCGAACATCCACCCGCGCGCCGAGTATGACCTGCGCCTGGAAGAAATGCGGAAAGTGGCGCAGGCGATGGAGGTGCCACTGGTTGTCGGCCCGTACGAAGACCAGCTCTGGTTGGCGATGGTAAAGGGACTGGAAGAGGAACCGGAGAAGGGCCGGCGCTGCCATGTCTGTTTCCGAATGCGTCTGGAAGCCACCGCGCGCCAGGCGAAGCACCTGAGCATTTCGGTCTTCGCCACCACCCTGACGGTGAGCCCGCACAAGGATGCGCGCACCATTTGCGCGCTCGGGCAGGAGCTGGCCGCACAATACGGCCTGGAATTCCTGGGGGCAAACTTCAAGAAGCAAGATGGCTTCGAGCGCAGCATCGAACTGAGCAAGGCGCTGGGGCTCTATCGCCAGAACTACTGCGGCTGCCTGTTCAGCCGCAGGAACCGTGGCCAGGAGGAGAAATGA
- a CDS encoding TonB family protein, protein MAKERIVQQLRVRVSQGDGVSQRVLGEGERLTVGRSPGNDVVVYGEDFPERHVLIGWLNGRFVAQIQGFVHGEVWVDDSRLNVRDLVKHGLLPRRANSYLLPLLPGKQGSLTVGPVRVDFACEKAKVAVLPQATEFSLGHNLLKRFTDEPLFKLVLASLLLVVGLTVWQLSGMTITERKPVDLEKVPQRFARFVVRSQLTPVADTGRGGVAPATAEKPKTEGAERSSEGQRGGGERSGGEGRTVTSKGLLGLISGTGQGGRSGSLVDILMDKGLVHELAAVAGETDLRVGRRNGGGSSKGSGLEELFDATKRGGIDDLLGDLDSSVPSVELKKEGTVSVERTATVTGSEEARGRRDPETLRAVVSANMGRITYIYNKYLKRNPNLQGKVSLDITITASGLVSKVEVVESTISDREFLNELVNAVRRWRFEPIESGTVVVNYPFVFYRES, encoded by the coding sequence ATGGCAAAAGAGCGCATAGTCCAACAGTTGCGGGTCAGGGTGAGCCAGGGCGATGGCGTGAGCCAGCGTGTGCTGGGCGAGGGGGAGCGGCTCACCGTGGGGCGGTCGCCAGGCAACGATGTGGTCGTCTATGGAGAGGACTTTCCGGAGCGCCACGTCCTGATTGGCTGGCTGAATGGGAGGTTTGTTGCCCAGATCCAGGGTTTTGTTCACGGTGAAGTGTGGGTTGATGATTCTCGCCTCAACGTGCGCGACCTGGTGAAGCACGGCTTGCTGCCCAGGCGGGCCAATTCCTACCTTCTGCCTTTGCTGCCTGGCAAACAGGGCTCTCTGACCGTCGGGCCGGTGCGCGTCGATTTTGCCTGCGAAAAGGCCAAAGTGGCGGTACTTCCGCAGGCGACGGAGTTTTCACTTGGCCACAACCTGCTCAAGAGGTTCACTGACGAGCCGCTCTTCAAGTTGGTGCTGGCGAGCTTGCTTCTGGTCGTGGGTTTGACCGTGTGGCAACTGAGCGGCATGACCATTACCGAGCGCAAGCCGGTTGACTTAGAGAAGGTGCCGCAGCGCTTTGCACGCTTTGTGGTGCGCTCGCAGCTGACGCCGGTCGCGGATACAGGGCGCGGCGGGGTGGCGCCCGCCACGGCAGAAAAGCCGAAAACAGAGGGGGCGGAGCGTTCCTCGGAAGGACAACGCGGTGGCGGCGAGCGAAGTGGGGGCGAGGGCAGGACCGTCACCAGCAAGGGGTTGCTGGGCCTCATCTCCGGCACGGGCCAAGGGGGGCGCTCCGGCAGTTTGGTGGATATCCTGATGGACAAAGGGCTGGTGCATGAGTTGGCGGCGGTGGCGGGCGAAACCGACCTGCGCGTGGGGCGGCGCAACGGAGGCGGCAGTAGCAAAGGCTCCGGCCTGGAGGAACTGTTTGACGCCACAAAACGCGGCGGCATCGACGACCTGCTCGGCGACCTGGACTCATCCGTGCCAAGCGTGGAGTTGAAGAAGGAGGGGACTGTCTCTGTTGAGCGCACCGCCACAGTGACCGGGAGCGAGGAGGCGCGTGGCCGTCGCGACCCAGAAACTCTGCGCGCGGTGGTCAGCGCCAACATGGGGCGCATCACCTATATCTACAACAAGTACCTGAAGCGAAACCCGAATCTGCAAGGCAAAGTCAGCCTGGACATCACCATTACCGCCAGTGGGCTGGTAAGCAAGGTGGAGGTGGTGGAGAGCACCATCTCCGATCGCGAGTTCCTCAACGAACTGGTAAATGCGGTGCGCCGCTGGCGCTTTGAGCCCATAGAAAGTGGCACCGTGGTGGTGAATTACCCCTTCGTCTTCTACCGCGAGAGCTGA
- a CDS encoding T9SS type A sorting domain-containing protein yields MKSRIAVGMTVAVVLAGTTLAHGGVRAPALGICGTPPSVASVTAQAGGDSVLVSIAYVAFPDQADTLVPPFWQELETLFSDYFLKMSRGRQHARMHTLLRRASGTGCYLASSSYAEFNPTTDLPRLCTEVVNALARDHPEGLAATDVLVLAFLQDCLPGVSGVAYLPCAAVAAYRGPGILVDVQPKEMFFGLVAHEYAHLLGFVHPPGYERKYFADYCLMDAKVHRLVPLCVENLYRVGWLDAAQVVEVTDTLCNVALADMRRGGTVLRIFATPNQYFWVCNHQGTDYDAAYAGRGLLIWHIKVDDGLPRSGPEVWDVESAAGLYTAGLPDRIAGLDSLDLSPDYTGSAADFFRSGSPTAGGHHFGPLTNPSSQGYRLVEGSTDSLVQDVDTGVAIRIRGQRADTIFVDVLVPNQPPRFGQVRPLPAAVATREPHVVECEVFDDHRAEEVTLCYAQDSLAQFHCLPLASLGHRWWQGLVPPQEGGTSVRYFLVARDASGCQARFPSAGFLASSVQGQVLAAVHPEEISLFVRPGHCGEQAVRLTNRGDGLMLFRTRVLPEGKETTEALSPPAEVVPHALDAARWWDAAEVPVASDGEVLGTIKLKNNADWLFVRQQWYFLRDADRYVIGVQLKSAPDGPRMSLIASSSSQAAAREQRWYAEPAFTVEHGQGVDEHGLPCAVMEARIALQAVAGPDQTWPRLSFFAQRLGDRPLESQAVAWPPLGQGYSGGDLALLRTHVLAPWVEVEPTEGAVPPGGTVSLSVRCCAQQDARARLLVMTNAPRQQNFSLPIRVRTAVGEQGPLAVYPNPFKASATVLLQLEKGCAAVEVAVYDLLGRRVRLLARGPLEAGRHRLPWDGRDSSGVPVPSGIYLVQARLPNLVTTTKLVRLH; encoded by the coding sequence ATGAAGTCCCGAATAGCCGTTGGGATGACAGTTGCCGTGGTGCTGGCGGGCACAACCCTGGCGCACGGCGGCGTTCGCGCGCCCGCGTTGGGAATTTGCGGGACGCCGCCGAGCGTGGCTTCCGTGACCGCCCAGGCCGGCGGGGACAGCGTCCTGGTCAGCATCGCCTACGTTGCCTTCCCCGACCAGGCGGACACGCTGGTGCCGCCATTTTGGCAGGAACTGGAAACTCTCTTCTCAGACTACTTTCTCAAAATGTCACGTGGGCGGCAGCACGCCAGGATGCACACCCTCCTGCGTCGGGCGTCGGGAACTGGATGTTACCTCGCCAGCTCCAGCTACGCAGAATTCAACCCCACTACAGACCTGCCCCGATTGTGCACAGAGGTGGTTAACGCATTAGCGAGGGACCACCCCGAGGGCCTGGCGGCTACGGACGTCTTGGTGTTAGCCTTTCTCCAAGACTGCCTGCCGGGCGTTTCCGGCGTGGCCTATCTCCCCTGTGCGGCGGTCGCGGCCTACCGCGGCCCGGGCATTCTGGTGGACGTGCAGCCGAAGGAGATGTTCTTCGGCCTTGTCGCCCACGAGTACGCCCATCTGCTCGGATTTGTCCACCCACCGGGGTATGAGCGAAAATACTTCGCGGACTACTGCCTGATGGACGCCAAGGTCCATCGCCTGGTGCCTTTATGTGTGGAGAACCTCTACCGCGTGGGGTGGCTCGACGCTGCACAGGTGGTGGAAGTGACGGACACGCTGTGCAACGTTGCGCTGGCGGACATGCGGCGGGGCGGCACGGTGCTGCGCATCTTCGCCACGCCAAACCAGTACTTCTGGGTGTGCAACCATCAGGGGACTGACTACGACGCGGCATACGCGGGGAGGGGATTGCTCATCTGGCACATCAAGGTGGACGATGGCTTGCCCAGGAGTGGGCCGGAGGTGTGGGACGTGGAGAGCGCCGCCGGCTTGTACACGGCCGGTCTTCCCGACCGCATCGCCGGTTTGGACTCGCTGGATCTTTCGCCGGACTATACTGGCTCGGCGGCCGACTTCTTCCGCAGCGGCTCGCCCACGGCAGGCGGCCACCACTTCGGGCCGCTCACCAACCCCAGTTCGCAGGGCTATCGCCTGGTGGAAGGCTCGACGGACAGCCTTGTGCAGGACGTCGACACGGGGGTGGCCATCCGGATTCGCGGGCAAAGGGCCGACACCATTTTTGTGGACGTCTTGGTTCCGAATCAGCCGCCACGGTTTGGCCAGGTACGCCCCCTGCCGGCGGCAGTTGCCACGCGTGAGCCCCATGTGGTCGAGTGCGAGGTCTTCGATGACCACCGCGCGGAGGAGGTGACGCTCTGCTATGCCCAGGACAGCCTTGCGCAGTTCCACTGCCTGCCGTTGGCCTCCCTCGGCCACCGTTGGTGGCAAGGGCTCGTCCCGCCTCAGGAGGGCGGTACCTCGGTGCGCTACTTCTTGGTGGCTCGCGACGCTTCGGGCTGCCAGGCCAGGTTCCCATCTGCCGGATTTCTTGCCTCGTCAGTGCAGGGCCAGGTGCTGGCAGCTGTGCATCCTGAGGAGATTAGCCTCTTCGTGCGCCCGGGGCATTGTGGCGAGCAGGCTGTCCGCCTGACCAATCGGGGTGACGGCCTGATGCTCTTTCGGACGCGGGTGCTCCCAGAAGGAAAGGAGACAACCGAGGCTCTGTCGCCGCCAGCTGAGGTTGTGCCGCACGCCTTAGACGCCGCGCGCTGGTGGGACGCAGCAGAAGTGCCCGTGGCCAGTGACGGCGAGGTGCTCGGCACCATCAAGCTGAAGAACAACGCAGACTGGCTCTTCGTGCGGCAGCAATGGTACTTCTTGCGGGATGCCGATCGCTATGTGATCGGCGTCCAATTAAAGTCGGCGCCGGACGGACCGCGCATGAGCCTCATCGCCAGCTCGTCGTCGCAGGCCGCTGCCCGGGAGCAGCGCTGGTACGCAGAGCCGGCCTTCACGGTAGAGCATGGGCAGGGCGTCGATGAACATGGCCTGCCGTGCGCGGTGATGGAGGCGCGCATCGCCTTGCAGGCAGTCGCTGGCCCGGACCAGACCTGGCCTCGCCTTTCGTTTTTTGCGCAGCGGCTGGGAGATCGCCCCCTGGAGAGCCAGGCAGTGGCATGGCCGCCTCTCGGACAAGGCTACAGCGGCGGCGACCTTGCTCTGCTCCGCACCCACGTACTCGCGCCCTGGGTGGAAGTCGAGCCCACAGAGGGTGCCGTGCCACCAGGTGGGACCGTTTCGCTTTCGGTCCGCTGCTGTGCGCAGCAGGATGCCCGGGCGCGCCTGCTGGTGATGACCAATGCGCCGCGCCAGCAAAACTTCTCCTTGCCCATCCGGGTTCGCACGGCGGTTGGTGAACAGGGGCCGCTCGCTGTCTACCCAAATCCTTTCAAGGCCAGTGCGACGGTCCTCCTGCAGCTCGAGAAGGGATGTGCCGCCGTGGAGGTGGCAGTGTACGACCTGCTCGGGCGCAGGGTGCGCCTGCTGGCCCGAGGCCCACTGGAGGCGGGTCGGCACCGTCTGCCGTGGGACGGAAGAGACTCATCAGGCGTGCCAGTTCCTTCCGGCATCTATCTGGTGCAGGCAAGACTCCCGAACCTGGTGACGACCACGAAGCTTGTGCGCCTGCACTGA